One region of Gouania willdenowi chromosome 13, fGouWil2.1, whole genome shotgun sequence genomic DNA includes:
- the barx2 gene encoding homeobox protein BarH-like 2 has translation MHCQAELRLSSPGQLKAARRRYKTFMIDEILSKETCDYFEKLSLYSVCPSLIVRPKPLHSCSGSTSLRAYPLLSVITRQPHNLTPHIPQPSSPGAVHPHLPLLSPHHPRGSEPSPSQTPLSISSESETEHSTPRLKKPRRSRTIFTELQLMGLEKKFQKQKYLSTPDRLDLAQSLGLTQLQVKTWYQNRRMKWKKMVLKGGHEAPTKPKGRPKKNSIPTTEEIEAEELRLKIEEEERMIRAAEEAGLTHREDASLPQPPDLGSDTSAEAMEAPERELPLRMLATHTAS, from the exons ATGCACTGTCAAGCCGAGCTGAGGCTCTCCTCCCCGGGCCAGCTGAAGGCAGCCAGGCGGCGGTACAAGACCTTCATGATCGATGAGATCCTCTCCAAGGAGACCTGTGATTACTTTGAGAAACTTTCCCTCTACTCTGTGTGTCCTTCACTCATCGTGCGACCAAAACCTCTCCATTCATGTTCGG gCTCCACATCTCTTCGTGCCTACCCTCTCCTCTCAGTGATCACCCGGCAGCCCCACAACTTAACCCCACACATCCCACAGCCATCCTCCCCGGGTGCAGTTCACCCTCACCTGCCTCTTCTCTCCCCTCACCATCCGCGGGGGTCGGAGCCCTCGCCCAGCCAGACGCCCCTCAGCATCAGCAGCGAGTCTGAAACAGAGCACAGCACGCCCCGGCTGAAGAAGCCACGTCGCAGCCGCACCATCTTCACCGAGCTGCAGCTGATGGGCCTGGAGAAGAAATTTCAGAAGCAGAAATACCTGTCCACACCTGACAG GTTAGACTTGGCACAGTCTCTTGGTCTCACACAGCTGCAGGTGAAGACGTGGTACCAAAACAGGCGCATGAAGTGGAAGAAAATG gtGCTCAAAGGAGGTCACGAGGCCCCGACTAAGCCCAAGGGAAGACCCAAGAAAAACTCCATTCCCACCACGGAGGAAATCGAAGCCGAAGAGCTAAGATTGAAAATTGAGGAAGAGGAGAGGATGATCAGGGCGGCGGAGGAAGCTGGGCTCACACACAGGGAAGACGCTTCTCTGCCTCAACCTCCAGATCTAGGTTCAGACACCTCGGCTGAAGCAATGGAGGCACCGGAGCGAGAGCTGCCACTCCGCATGCTGGCAACCCACACTGCCAGCTAA
- the rbm7 gene encoding RNA-binding protein 7 isoform X2, whose translation MGIEQEANRTLFIRNLDSKVTEEILFELFLQAGPMVKTKIPKDTDGKQKTFGFAVYKHEESVPYAMELLNGTVLHGRSIHVQFRSGSSHGNGPGNSRNTKPENTPNTHGHRAPVQFTPPQQMQGSFLPHNIQQKQILQLQSINGIPGLQHSHFGHSSRSGSRHHDNGPYRQMNNSSRSSGRHGWESHHHQNDRGGYRHHDDRGGNRHYDDYGNKRSYQEKWRR comes from the exons ATGGGAATCGAGCAAGAAGCCAACAGGACGCTTTTTATCAGAAACCTAGACTCTAAAGTGACCGAGGAGATTTTGTTCGAGTTGTTTTTgcag GCAGGACCTATGGTTAAAACTAAAATCCCCAAAGACACGGACGGAAAACAGAAAACCTTTGGTTTTGCTGTTTACAAGCACGAAGAGTCTGTGCCTTATGCTATGGAGCTTCTCAACGGGACCGTGCTGCACGGAAGGAGTATACATGTGCAGTTCAGATCAG GTAGCAGTCATGGCAATGGTCCCGGTAACTCGCGAAATACAAAACctgaaaatacaccaaacaccCATGGCCACAG AGCTCCTGTCCAGTTCACTCCTCCACAACAGATGCAGGGATCCTTTTTACCTCACAACATCCAGCAGAAACAGATCTTG CAGCTCCAGTCCATCAACGGCATCCCCGGCCTGCAGCACTCTCATTTCGGACACTCCAGCCGCAGCGGCTCCAGACACCATGACAACGGCCCCTATCGACAGATGAACAACAGCAGCAGAAGCTCAGGACGCCACGGCTGGGAAAGCCACCACCATCAGAATGACAGGGGAGGTTACCGTCACCATGACGATAGAGGAGGAAACAGACATTATGATGACTATGGAAACAAGCGTAGCTACCAAGAGAAATGGCGCCGATAG
- the rbm7 gene encoding RNA-binding protein 7 isoform X3: protein MGIEQEANRTLFIRNLDSKVTEEILFELFLQAGPMVKTKIPKDTDGKQKTFGFAVYKHEESVPYAMELLNGTVLHGRSIHVQFRSGSSHGNGPGNSRNTKPENTPNTHGHRAPVQFTPPQQMQGSFLPHNIQQKQILLQSINGIPGLQHSHFGHSSRSGSRHHDNGPYRQMNNSSRSSGRHGWESHHHQNDRGGYRHHDDRGGNRHYDDYGNKRSYQEKWRR, encoded by the exons ATGGGAATCGAGCAAGAAGCCAACAGGACGCTTTTTATCAGAAACCTAGACTCTAAAGTGACCGAGGAGATTTTGTTCGAGTTGTTTTTgcag GCAGGACCTATGGTTAAAACTAAAATCCCCAAAGACACGGACGGAAAACAGAAAACCTTTGGTTTTGCTGTTTACAAGCACGAAGAGTCTGTGCCTTATGCTATGGAGCTTCTCAACGGGACCGTGCTGCACGGAAGGAGTATACATGTGCAGTTCAGATCAG GTAGCAGTCATGGCAATGGTCCCGGTAACTCGCGAAATACAAAACctgaaaatacaccaaacaccCATGGCCACAG AGCTCCTGTCCAGTTCACTCCTCCACAACAGATGCAGGGATCCTTTTTACCTCACAACATCCAGCAGAAACAGATCTTG CTCCAGTCCATCAACGGCATCCCCGGCCTGCAGCACTCTCATTTCGGACACTCCAGCCGCAGCGGCTCCAGACACCATGACAACGGCCCCTATCGACAGATGAACAACAGCAGCAGAAGCTCAGGACGCCACGGCTGGGAAAGCCACCACCATCAGAATGACAGGGGAGGTTACCGTCACCATGACGATAGAGGAGGAAACAGACATTATGATGACTATGGAAACAAGCGTAGCTACCAAGAGAAATGGCGCCGATAG
- the rbm7 gene encoding RNA-binding protein 7 isoform X1, which translates to MGIEQEANRTLFIRNLDSKVTEEILFELFLQAGPMVKTKIPKDTDGKQKTFGFAVYKHEESVPYAMELLNGTVLHGRSIHVQFRSGSSHGNGPGNSRNTKPENTPNTHGHRAPVQFTPPQQMQGSFLPHNIQQKQILTNNLLLQQLQSINGIPGLQHSHFGHSSRSGSRHHDNGPYRQMNNSSRSSGRHGWESHHHQNDRGGYRHHDDRGGNRHYDDYGNKRSYQEKWRR; encoded by the exons ATGGGAATCGAGCAAGAAGCCAACAGGACGCTTTTTATCAGAAACCTAGACTCTAAAGTGACCGAGGAGATTTTGTTCGAGTTGTTTTTgcag GCAGGACCTATGGTTAAAACTAAAATCCCCAAAGACACGGACGGAAAACAGAAAACCTTTGGTTTTGCTGTTTACAAGCACGAAGAGTCTGTGCCTTATGCTATGGAGCTTCTCAACGGGACCGTGCTGCACGGAAGGAGTATACATGTGCAGTTCAGATCAG GTAGCAGTCATGGCAATGGTCCCGGTAACTCGCGAAATACAAAACctgaaaatacaccaaacaccCATGGCCACAG AGCTCCTGTCCAGTTCACTCCTCCACAACAGATGCAGGGATCCTTTTTACCTCACAACATCCAGCAGAAACAGATCTTG acaaacaacctgTTGTTGCAGCAGCTCCAGTCCATCAACGGCATCCCCGGCCTGCAGCACTCTCATTTCGGACACTCCAGCCGCAGCGGCTCCAGACACCATGACAACGGCCCCTATCGACAGATGAACAACAGCAGCAGAAGCTCAGGACGCCACGGCTGGGAAAGCCACCACCATCAGAATGACAGGGGAGGTTACCGTCACCATGACGATAGAGGAGGAAACAGACATTATGATGACTATGGAAACAAGCGTAGCTACCAAGAGAAATGGCGCCGATAG